tatttgagattttttggttttgaaatattatcaaaacaaatacaaattatttaaaagataactaTCATATAGTTTGAATTTTACCATAAAATAGTTTATAGTTTcaagatttgaaaaattatacAGTATGCCAACATgacaaatgtgtattttgcttatatttacataaaatgcaTTCTGATATGGGCCTAATCGTATAATGCCAATCTCCCAGGGTCCAAAGGGTGATGCCGGTTCACCTGGAGCTCCAGGAGGCAAGGTAGTATTTCAATGTATTCTCTACCTTCTTCAGCATGTTATAGAGCAATTGATTAGTAGTATATTTTTAGTATATCAAGCCAAAATACTCTTCCTTTAAAAGAGCATCATTGCAAATGTTTGGTAAGTACACTTAGAGAAACTCAAGACATTTTCAATACATTAAATTTGCTTTAATCTGGAAGGTCCAATTCTCTGACGTTCATAATCACTACAGAATCAAATGTGGGCTTaaaatttcaaatggaaaaatattgccAATATGTTGATTCTATGTAGGAAAACTGTTTTGgtaaaagaactttaaaatgttgcccttgtgaataaaataataagtatttcAATGACAGCTCACACTTAAGCAGACTAAGTACCCAAGTTTTATTTTAGACACTCTTTTAAGCTTCTGGTTCCCACCCAGCTGTTCAACTATTTTTAAGCATACAAATTTCCAGATTGTTCACAATAAAATAACCTAGTGGCCTTATTCAAAATGATGCAAgctaaggtgttttgtttttagctttgGGTTGTCTAATAtggttatttacatatttttatcacAGGGTGATGCTGGTGCCCCTGGTGAACGTGGACCTCCTGGATTGGCAGGGGCCCCAGGACTTAGAGGTGGAGCTGGTCCCCCTGGTCCCGAAGGAGGAAAGGTAACTCCACAGGATTCCATTCACCTAggtttaaaaaatgcatttgatttCCTTCtgatcatttattatttctcGCTTATTTTCAGGGTGCTGCTGGTCCTCCTGGGCCACCTGGTGCTGCTGGTACTCCTGGTCTGCAAGGAATGCCTGGAGAAAGAGGAGGTCCTGGAAGTCCTGGTCCAAAGGGTGACAAGGTGTTGACTTGTTTTCTCTTAATCGTTCAACAAATCAGTCATTGtaggtttaaaaaaaagcaacactCCTAGAAAGTAATcaactgtattttcaaaattaatgttgTCATTTTATAGTAAGTGAAATTTAAGATGGATTCCTAGAGCAACAATGAATTAGAACACCCAGTATATATCCCAACAAATCCTGAGGGTTACTCCTCTTCTTGGCTGATTTTCACTGAAGATACTTTGAATCTGATGACATTGGCTTTTATTTGACAGGGTGAACCAGGCGGTCCAGGTGCTGATGGTGTCCCAGGGAAAGATGGTCCAAGGGTAAGTATCCCCAGTGAGGAGAAGCAGGCCTTATCTATACGCCATATGGGACAATCCTgcacttcaacttttattttttccaaaaactaTTCAAGATAAGTTAGATAGTTTACCACCTAAAGACCCAAATGACTTGATTTATAATTGAATTTGTGGTCTATATCTATGGCTACTTGATAGATCTACAGTGACCAAAGAATGAAAAAACCTCAAGAGTACGATAAAGGTCACAAACTAGCATTTGTGAGTCACTAAAATCTGAGATAATCACTGAAGTTTAAGATAATCAGTGCTGCTCATTAAGAAACTAAAAGTCATCAAAATTCAATATAGTAAGCACTCCTCATTAATAgacttcatatttaaaaattgtaatccTATGGTGCATTCTCACTACGGAATAGTATttagcaacaaaaaggaatgaacaattgACGCTGTACACACAGCAAATTATACAAACCTCAAGGACAACATACTCAGTGAAGAAAATTCAGTCTCCAAGGGATACATACTACATGATTCTATTCCTACAATATGTGCAAAATAACATCCTTTTAGAGATgtagaacagattagtggttgctaggagttaggaatgagaaagagagagatggatgtGGCTATGGAGAGTGACAAAAAGGAGTCTTATGGTGATTGCACATTTgagtatcttgattgtggtggtagtCAGGCACATCTACACATGGGATAAAATTCTATAGagctacatatacacacacataaatgagtGCATGTATCACTGGTGAAATCCGAATAAGCTCTATGGATGgtatcaatgtcaatttcctaATTTTGATATTGTATTATAGTtgtgtaagatgttaacattaggggatGCTGGGAGAAAAGTGCACAGAATTGCCCTGTGTATTCCTTtgcagcattctgtgaatctataattcaaactaaaagtaaaaaataaaacaaaaaatcttctAAATATGATTACAATTAagtcatttaataaatttatataatagttGCCTTAAAGAAATTCATAAATGCTTCACTTTTGACAGACAAAGTAGATAAGCCATCATTCAAGTAAAAAAAGTGCTCAATACTTCATTTTTGTAATATAAGTAAAACTACTATTTGAAAATTTCAAGTTGAAAAATTTAATATGTACAATGATACtttgagaaaacatttaaattatcaagcaattgaataaagaaatgtactttaatttaaaaagacattactGTAAGATCTTACATGACATCCTATTTGTCTTCTACAATAGAGATAAagataaatgaatcaataaactACTGCTGAATCCTATTTTCTCCCAGAGTTATCCCCAAAGAGTCTTGTGTTTACTGAGCTCTGCAGTATTTACACATTGAGTGAAAAGCATAGCATtcaagccataaaaaaaaatttaaaaagtatgttatCTAGTTTATTAGGTATCTATGTCTATATACTTTCTGTTTGATTAATGCAAAAAACGATATTTgtatcttcaaaattaaaaaatatttttatttcctctaggGTCCTACTGGTCCTATTGGTCCTCCTGGCCCAGCTGGCCAGCCTGGAGATAAGGTAACCCTTAGTACTATctggagataaaaagaaaatgtctctCTCTTTTGGATGCCAGACAGTGACATGGTTTCTCATTTTCCAGGGTGAAGGTGGTGCCCCCGGACTTCCAGGTATAGCTGGACCTCGTGGTGGCCCTGTAAGTGTTAAAGACATTCTTAACATACTTTTTAACCCCATACAGACAGTAGCTACTTATGCTTCCCTTTTTAGCAATTCTGCCCCCAGTTCCCTGAGCCTCAATTTGGAGATACTATCTTCAGGAACCATATAGCATGCAAGGGAATGTTAAATTTCTTAAATCTAACATTCACAAGAGACCATTTTAAATCAGGATTTCTTTCCTAAATAACTTtggaaaaaatacatgaattgcACAAGTAGTATATGTTTGAATTAGGTATTTCTTAAGCCTACAGAATCTTTGCCTGAGACTCCTTCTAGATTTAAAATTCTTGACCTTTACGATTTAAGACTCTGGAAAGatatttagtaaatgtttttttaaaataaatcagttaATTTTTCAGTTAAGCCTCTACTATATattgaaatacataaatatctatatatatataaatgtgttaaatactttaaaattctcAAACTATTTTTCTTGCAAATAATATCACAGTAGGAGGCAGAAGGAATCAATGGTTCTGGTATTTTCCACTCCTAATTTGATTGAGAAGTGGCAAAGTCTTCAGAAGTTTATTGGCTACTCTGCACATTTCCtgcttaaaggaaagaaaagataagatGATAAGATGACATTTCCTGCCTAAAGGGGGTGACGCACACTCCCCATGGGATATCTTCACTGTGACTAAGGAGGATATTTTTCTCTTCAGGGTGAGAGAGGTGAACCTGGCCCTCCAGGACCTGCTGGTTTCCCTGGTGCTCCTGTAAGTGtgaatatttatacatacatgtcCCATAGCCCAGGATCTCTATCTTGCTGAAAAATTACAGAAGTATAGTCAAGTTTGGGTTCTAGTCTCATTTTAGCTGCTCATTCCCTATAGGATTATTGTACccctattttgttttactttaccCCTATTGTCGCTCtttaaaagatggaaataaaaacacttgTCCTGCCTTTATGACTGGGTAATGAACTAAAGCAGCACCATAGATTTAAATGCACTCTGAATTTATGTAAGTTCTTCCATTATAAGATGGTactaattaaaattttctcttaaatccagtctttctcaaaaaaatttactggtgctgatttttgaatgtttaatCCTCAGAGACACTTCCTCCCTCCCTAATGGCAAATAATGTACAGTTTATGCTTTCTTGGTCATGTTCTTtgatcatgaaaatattttgattggCTTCGTTTTGTCATGTCTTCAGAAagccttgtttttaaattttatttcaactcCTTCCATCTGAAGAATTCTATATtctgaagagaaataataataagccAAGTGTATCATAAAGAGTTTCAGCTGAgagattgttgttgttgtcgcATGTAGGGACAGAATGGTGAACCTGGTGGTAAAGGAGAAAGAGGGGCTCCGGGTGAGAAAGGTGAAGGAGGCCCTCCTGGAGTTGCAGGACCCCCTGGAGGTTCCGGACCTGCTGTAAGTTCCCTCCTctttatctgtctatctatcatctatccatctattgatctatctgtctctctctctctctccctctcccccctctCTAAGTGCTAAGTGTTCTAATGGAAAAACGTGGAGGTTTATcagtaatttaatattttatactgaGATAGCATGTCATGGTGGCAAGAATATAATCTTTATATGAATATAGTCCAAGTATGAATCTCAGCACCAGCAgtctaaaagttattttaaccTCTTCATAGAGTTACTGGTTTTCAAAGCCTTAATGCTTTTCCCAAATTTTGATTTTGGTGCTATTCTTACATACCTTCCTTCCATTTCATATAGGGTCCTCCTGGTCCCCAAGGTGTCAAAGGTGAACGTGGCAGTCCTGGTGGACCCGTAAGTATTGATCCTCTTAACTATTACTGAAAAGCATTAATTGATATCAACCTGTATAAAAGCTGCATTTGAGAAACTAGATCCATAAAGAGAATGTAAAAATTGTAATCGCTCATTCATACATGAGTTATATGTAAATTCCAACGGGAAACACAAACCATAAATGACTTTCAGGTACAATGCAGATCATACCACACattatactttttgtttgttgtatAGTTATTTGTTCTacttttgaaattcaaaaatatattaccATTTCACAGGGTGCTGCTGGCTTCCCTGGTGCTCGTGGTCTTCCTGGTCCTCCTGGTAGTAATGTAAGTAATTGTTAAAGTCTTTTCTCATCATACACTTCAGAAAGAGCATTCATATATGTATAGGATGAGAAACTTACACATTGCTACTTATTTCTCTAGTAAgtctcaaataaaattatttgaagtaagtaaaaaaagaaagaaaaaatgcgctttttattataaatattcaaatttcaaACAATTCTTTGTAGGGTAACCCAGGACCCCCAGGTGCCAGCGGTTCTCCAGGCAAGGATGGGCCCCCAGGTCCTGCGGGTAACACTGGTGCTCCTGGCAGCCCTGGAGTGTCTGGACCAAAAGGTGATGCTGGCCAACCAGGAGAGAAGGGATCGCCTGGTGCCCAGGGCCCCCCAGTAagtaacttcatttttttaaattgattgtactattttgatttttatcacAAATTGATTAGAGAAAAACACTGTCACATAAAGATGAGCTAAGTCTTCATTATCTGTATTAGGGAGCTCCAGGCCCACTTGGGATTGCTGGGATCACCGGAGCACGGGGTCTTGCAGGACCACCAGGCATGCCAGGTCCTAGGGGAAGCCCTGGCCCTCAGGGTGTCAAGGTGAGTATAGTCGTTTTCCACTACACTCTTCCTTCCTTTGGTAGCCTTCAGAGATCACTTAACCATATCCAGGATGAAAAGTTTTTCTGGCACTGGAGTAAATTAGccaggagataatttttttttatttttagatttttaaaagcataaattttaataaatggctCCAGAACACAAAACAGGGCATAACGTAGACCAACCTTGAATATAAACACAAATAATATGATGAAAACAATATTGCCATCTCAAACACCTCTTTTAGGAAACTTGTGAATATTCTTCAATTTGTTGACTGTCAGTTTTGAAGGGGGAAATAGTGTTAGCTTACAGATCTAGGAAAGTCTTTCATTAATGCTGGTTATCCATCCATTCAAGTCATCTTGCACTCCTGACTCTCTTTCACTAGTATTATATTCCTATAACATTCTAGTGCTTAGCGTCTAAAACATTCATTTGGTAAACAGggtaataaaattacatttttattaggGCTCATATTATGGCACTTTAAGTACttctttcaacaaaatattatgtaatattgtcataaaattaatatttcatatttaagtgTGTTCAATTGATATGATATTTCTGGTAAGTGTATATTCTTCAGATAGagacaaataacctaattttaaGGATCACCATAAACCTCTAGTTTCATGatggctcattttttttccctatacTAATCATGTTTATGTATTCATCTCAGATTAGAATGTACAGTCTTATGAATTAGATAATCAATGTAACTATTCAGCCCTTTGCCATCCAGAGTCACTGAGCAAGTTAGAAAATGCAAGAAGCTTGCTCCCCCAAACTTTTTCCCATAGCAggcatagttttaattttaaaattcaataaagattaaataaaataagttttttacCTGAAAATAAAGATATCTGATAACACCATTTTAATTGATTTCTTAAgttaaaacaaaatgcttttcattcctttgtatacAGGGTGAAAGTGGGAAACCAGGAGCTAATGGTCTCAGTGGAGAACGTGGTCCCCCTGGACCCCAGGGCCTTCCTGGTCTGGCTGGTACAGCTGGTGAACCCGGAAGAGATGTGAGTAGCAGTTTTTATTCAACCAGCCAGGTAGaatttgataatttatttcagcaaaggTGAAATTGAGCCTTAATGTCTAAGAGTGTAAATATGGCCACATAGCAAAGTTCTTCTATCTCTAATAACAGAAATTCCTTCATTACAACTTAGAATAGACTTAAAAGCTCTTGTTCATTAGTATTTACCCAGTGAATAATCATTTGTGGAGAAAATATTATCTCTAACTAAATTAGGAAAAAAGTTAGTGGGGAGAACCACAATTCACATGTTTTCTGTGTGAAAATATTCTGCAGTTATCTGTGActagtcttttattatttttaaagaatttaaaattaatattatttataattaacaaatcataattgtatacatttataaggtacaatgtgatgttttaatatatgtatacaatgtggaatgattaaagcAAACTAATTAAACTGTAGATTTCCACTAACAGTTTAGATcactatttcttaaatttttatttattagaggTCTGTAAAGACTCTTTTtggatattatttttctaatcacCTCTCCTCCATGAATACACTAACTTCTGTTTGGATATTGTGACCCTTTGAAGGGCCACATCCCTTTGTAATATCTAAGATTTGTTACCCCCAAGAACTAATTTTCACCCCCTTGAGAATTCTGTTGCCCTGCTGAGAATGCATGGATTAAATGGCATTTGGAaggtttcaataaattttatttcctttctcattttttaatcagggAAACCCTGGATCAGATGGTCTTCCAGGCCGAGATGGATCTCCTGGTGGCAAGGTATAATAAACACATGTGCAATTGATTTGTGTTATCAAAATAAGTGATCGTCATATTTATTTTGGACCTACGAATTTGTTCACAGGGTGATCGTGGTGAAAATGGCTCTCCTGGTGCCCCTGGCGCTCCTGGTCATCCAGGCCCACCTGGTCCTGTCGGTCCAGCTGGAAAGAGTGGTGACAGAGGAGAAAGTGTGAGTTCCCAGAAGCAGCATCTCTCTTGTTTGTCTGTTTCCTTCAATAAAGACATTTGTAGGTAGAAGATAGAATGTCAGATCTGCCAACCAAAATATCCACTATcatttgttttacagttttaatgCTAGTTGTTCCTTAGACAAATGTGTGAATAAATCAGTACCAGAAGTACCTGGCAGTAGTCAATAAAGAATTCATTACTGAAACCCGAAATCATATTAATCAGACCAACTATCTATTTGCTGGGTAAATGCAAGGCCAAATTAACAGGGCTCTTGCCCAGCTTTTCTGTTTAGATCCCCTGATAAAGCTGTAAACAGGGCTTTAGCACTTTAAAGGCAAAAACAATATTAACTTCCAATAATTGCATGCATACTACAATTCTATGATAACGaaattatttacttttgaaaacaaaattgtgTCAACACATAAAACTAATTCCGTGTATGTTTTCTCAATTGAATGTTTTCATCTTAGGGCCCCGCTGGCCCTGCTGGTGCTCCTGGTCCTGCTGGTTCCCGAGGTGCTCCTGtaagttttgtcattttttttgttttattttgttttgttctttttttaactcATTCTACAGtgtaggaaatattttattttccagcatgttcaggaaaaaagaatgaagatcatagatagatagatagatgatagatagatagatagatagatgatagatagatgatagatagaatatatatagatagaatagatatatatagatagaagatagacagatgatagatagatagatgatagatagatgatagatagatagatagatagaacaaATATAAACTTTCCTTTAACGATGATGATATGGAAAGCAGTTCAGGATCTAAAAGTTCTTTGGAGCCAAGGGTAGAAACATCAGTTGTTAGGGATCCATGCAATTTCAGTCCAAAATTAAAACAGCCATAAAAACAATCTCATTTCCTATCTGAAGTGTCTGTTGATGGGGGATTTTTTTAGCTGATAGAAAGccataaaatagatttaattattataaattctattttatttttccaatatgtatgtgtgtatatgactTCAATTCAAAATATGTTTCTAAAGGGTCCTCAAGGCCCACGTGGCGACAAAGGTGAAACAGGTGAACGTGGAGCTACTGGCATCAAAGGACATCGAGGATTCCCTGGTAATCCAGGAGCCCCAGGTTCTCCAGTAAGTGCATTTATTTTGTTGGAAAATCCCTTCAATGTATACAAATTTTAGAGATTAAGAGAAGAAAGctttccatctctaaaaatatgtaCTAGAAGAGATGAGAAATGGATTTGAAGACTAATTTGAAACAACAATCAGCATGAAACAATGGGaagattaaagaaagaaaaaaatatttcatcatgACCCCCATGTTTCTTGATCTGATCTTGAATGTACAGTTTCCCAGTGCTTTTTAAGGCCTTCACTCATGTGTACACTTCCTTTCCTTCCAGGGCCCTGCTGGTCAACAGGGTGCACTCGGCAGTCCAGGACCTGCAGGCCCCAGAGTAAGTAGCACAGAAAGATATTAGAGGTCCACATGTTTCAGATGTCTGCACTTCAGAAAGATATTCTGGCATTGTAATGTCATGATACTTTCTTAGGGACCTGTTGGACCCAGTGGACCTCCTGGCAAAGATGGAACCAGTGGACATCCAGGTCCCATTGGACCACCAGGGCCTCGAGGTAACAGAGGTGAAAGAGGATCTGAGGTAAGACATCACTTATACGTATGTGTATTTAATTTGCTATAATCTTCCAATTTTCAGAAACACTGTGCACTATGTTTAAATTGAAATAGAGAGGTAGACGCAATGCAACCACTCAATTTAGAAAATGAACAATGACTTTAAGACATTCTCCATCACACCAAAAATGTTTCTACCAcagtataaaaagagaaaaatatctttttaaaaatttgatcaaGTATCCATGGTATCAGAATAATGACATCTGCCCAATTAACCAAATAAACCCTGTCCGTATTGCTATCACACTAGAGATCTCGGAATTACAACATTCATAATTATCTGCATTTATGTAGTGCATTTTACTTCTCAAACAGCTTCCATGGTTACTATTTTGTTAATGATACTATCATTCCTAATACTTTCTATTCCATGCCTTtgggtaaatgaaataaaaactattatcCCAAAAAGTTATACTCCCTTCTGTCATGTCAATATTGGAATTGTAGCTCATAGGTGTTTGCTTACATCATTCATCCAGAAGGAAGAATGATTGAGAAAACTTGTGCTCTGACACTACTGATTCTTACATAGTGGAACAATACCTTTCTTGAGAATGAATTGTAGTTATTATAAATCGGTGATCACGTGACCCTAAAAGCACCCAAATAAAtctttagtaaaataattttgataacaCAATGAATGAATTGTTTTTAAGGCAGTTTCTTGGACTGGCAATGTATTCTTAGAGTGGCGACCGAACGTGCATACCTCAATGATCCATGTTTTACTCATTCTAGGGCTCCCCAGGCCACCCAGGGCAACCAGGCCCTCCTGGACCTCCTGGTGCCCCTGGTCCTTGCTGTGGTGGTGTTGGAGCCGCTGCCATTGCTGGGATTGGAGGTGAAAAAGCTGGCGGTTTTGCCCCATATTATGGAGATGAACCAATGGATTTCAAAATCAACACCGATGAGATTATGACTTCACTCAAGTCTGTTAACGGACAAATAGAAAGCCTCATTAGTCCTGATGGTTCTCGTAAAAACCCTGCTAGAAACTGCAGAGACTTGAAATTCTGCCATCCTGAACTCAAGAGTGGTATGTTTGGGAGTCCTTCATCTTCATGGCAACAGGATTACAGAGAAAGCTGCTTAGATTAGAATGAGAACGAAAAAACATCCATTTTCAATGGAAAGCTGAAATAGTACTTTAAGAAAGTTAACTGAACTGAAACTGCTTGATATAAAAGAGTAAACTTTGCAGATGTAAAATATAACATAACTTCAGATCATgccaaacatagaaaaatataaagacagtTTTGTAGAAGTTGTAGTTTAAATCATAAGTTATTTGAGTATAAAgtaatatatatcatttttttctcaggattaaaaatgtaatttgatgCAGACAATTATAATCTGATTATTGTAATATTTACTTATTGCAATGAatctaattattaaaattttcaaattaaacaaatgaaaaatttcagaatactgtataaaattaaatagaatattgTAATAGTTTCCGGTTTTgcatatattgggttaaatatttctgaaaagcaaaattatttcaagttttcAAATATCTTGACATGGAACACTGCCTTTGCTAGGAGTCATTTCTAGAAATTACTTAAAATAGGAGACAAGCATCAATCATAGGGACTTCAGCTTTAGAACTATTGGAATAAATCTAGGTTAGACAACCAGCTTATATTATTAAGCAAGATTACACATAATAATCATCATTTTTAAAGGAGAGACTTTTGCAAATATTATACAGCAATTAAAAGGTCTTAGCTTAGTGTATCATCCttattagaaaccaagatgttgcattttatttcaGTGCTTTCTATAGTCATAGCTAACTCTTTTACCTCAGCAATTTCAATCAAAAAGTTTCTCCATCattctatatataaaatgcagACACATTAGCAGTCAACATTATGAATGCCTTTACaggtaaacaaacaaaatcacttTATTACTGGATTTTATAACCAATTCCCATTCTTCTTTTTTGTGACTATTCAGGAGAATACTGGGTTGACCCTAACCAAGGATGCAAATTGGATGCTATCAAGGTATTCTGTAATATGGAAACTGGGGAAACATGCATAAGTGCCAGTCCTTTGAATGTTCCACGGAAACACTGGTGGACAGATTCTAGTGCTGAGAAGAAACATGTTTGGTTTGGAGAGTCCATGGATGGTGGTTTTCAGGTAGGAAAGGAtatacctttttttaaataagtcacCTCTATATCTTTTGTATTCTTACTGTGTGTTCATCACAAAGCAAAGTTATCAGGCTGGTACAAacataattgcagtttttgccctgAAAGTGATGGCatgcaataaaaatatgttcacacataaaatattcatacataaaatatataaacagccCATATTACAACATGCATACACATACTACATGAATCCCTTGTGTGCAGTTGCAACTAAAATGTTTGATCTGTTTTATTTGTTCCCTATTACAGTTTAGCTATGGCAATCCTGAACTTCCTGAAGATGTCCTTGATGGGCAGCTGGCATACCTTCGACTTCTCTCCAGCCGAGCTTCCCAGAACATCACATATCACTGCAAAAATAGCATTGCATACATGGATCAGGCCAGTGGAAATGTAAAGAAGGCCCTGAAGCTGATGGGGTCAAATGAAGGTGAATTCAAGGCTGAAGGAAATAGCAAATTCACctacacagttctggaggatggttGCACGGTAAGAAACATTTTTCTCAATATAGGTCATAATGCATTCAGCATTTTAGTTTAATCATGCAAATTATTttgaatagaagaaataaaattaataggatGAAATAAAGATAGCATTTGGTATGAATTACATACATTGCATCTACTGATTCATTGCAGGGAATGTTAAATGCAACAAAAAGTGAATGGATCTTAGCCTCCAGATGAAAACCAgttgaaataaaagcatttaaaatttaaatccacAATGCAAACTTT
The sequence above is drawn from the Nomascus leucogenys isolate Asia chromosome 22a, Asia_NLE_v1, whole genome shotgun sequence genome and encodes:
- the COL3A1 gene encoding collagen alpha-1(III) chain, producing the protein MMSFVQKGSWLLLALLHPTIILAQQEAVEGGCSHLGQSYADRDVWKPEPCQICVCDSGSVLCDDIICDDQELDCPNPEIPFGECCAVCPQPPTAPTRPPNGQGPQGPKGDPGPPGIPGRNGDPGIPGQPGSPGSPGPPGICESCPTGPQNYSPQYDSYDVKSGVAVGGIGGYPGPAGPPGPPGPPGTSGHPGSPGSPGYQGPPGEPGQAGPAGPPGPPGAMGPSGPAGKDGESGRPGRPGERGLPGPPGIKGPAGIPGFPGMKGHRGFDGRAGEKGETGAPGLKGENGLPGENGAPGPMGPRGTPGERGRPGLPGAAGARGNDGARGSDGQPGPPGPPGTAGFPGSPGAKGEVGPAGSPGSNGAPGQRGEPGPQGQAGAQGPPGPPGSSGSPGGKGEMGPAGIPGAPGLMGARGPPGPAGANGAPGLRGGAGEPGKNGARGEPGPRGERGEAGIPGVPGAKGEDGKDGSPGEPGANGLPGAAGERGAPGFRGPAGPNGIPGEKGPAGERGAPGPAGPRGAAGEPGRDGVPGGPGMRGMPGSPGGPGSDGKPGPPGSQGESGRPGPPGPSGPRGQPGVMGFPGPKGNDGAPGKNGERGGPGGPGPQGPPGKNGETGPQGPPGPTGPGGDKGDTGPPGPQGLQGLPGTGGPPGENGKPGEPGPKGDAGSPGAPGGKGDAGAPGERGPPGLAGAPGLRGGAGPPGPEGGKGAAGPPGPPGAAGTPGLQGMPGERGGPGSPGPKGDKGEPGGPGADGVPGKDGPRGPTGPIGPPGPAGQPGDKGEGGAPGLPGIAGPRGGPGERGEPGPPGPAGFPGAPGQNGEPGGKGERGAPGEKGEGGPPGVAGPPGGSGPAGPPGPQGVKGERGSPGGPGAAGFPGARGLPGPPGSNGNPGPPGASGSPGKDGPPGPAGNTGAPGSPGVSGPKGDAGQPGEKGSPGAQGPPGAPGPLGIAGITGARGLAGPPGMPGPRGSPGPQGVKGESGKPGANGLSGERGPPGPQGLPGLAGTAGEPGRDGNPGSDGLPGRDGSPGGKGDRGENGSPGAPGAPGHPGPPGPVGPAGKSGDRGESGPAGPAGAPGPAGSRGAPGPQGPRGDKGETGERGATGIKGHRGFPGNPGAPGSPGPAGQQGALGSPGPAGPRGPVGPSGPPGKDGTSGHPGPIGPPGPRGNRGERGSEGSPGHPGQPGPPGPPGAPGPCCGGVGAAAIAGIGGEKAGGFAPYYGDEPMDFKINTDEIMTSLKSVNGQIESLISPDGSRKNPARNCRDLKFCHPELKSGEYWVDPNQGCKLDAIKVFCNMETGETCISASPLNVPRKHWWTDSSAEKKHVWFGESMDGGFQFSYGNPELPEDVLDGQLAYLRLLSSRASQNITYHCKNSIAYMDQASGNVKKALKLMGSNEGEFKAEGNSKFTYTVLEDGCTKHTGEWSKTVFEYRTRKAVRLPIVDIAPYDIGGPDQEFGVDVGPVCFL